The proteins below are encoded in one region of Mauremys reevesii isolate NIE-2019 linkage group 15, ASM1616193v1, whole genome shotgun sequence:
- the LOC120383982 gene encoding zinc finger protein RFP-like: MAAENPVESLQEEATCPICLEYFKDPVITKCGHNFCLACISQCWEGSATAVSCPQCRETVQERNLRPNRQLANMVEIASRLSLQANEAAKGAGGDGVCGEHQEALKLFCEEDETSICLVCHLSQAHRAHTVVPVEEAAQEYKEKLQAHLKTLREEREKLLELKVTGEAKSWEYLIQTQTERQKIVSEFQQLQQFLEEQECLLLGQLEKLDEEIVRIQNENVSKLSEQISHLSELISELEGKCQKPASEFLKDVRSTLSRCEKGTFQQPEEISPESEERVSGYFQKTIVLLETLRQFKDTLPSELETKRSEPLGAHRQVNVTLDPDTAHPDLVLSADWKSVRWEYKWQDLPDTPERFDTALCVLGCEGFTSGRHCWEVEVGDGERWAVGVARESVSRNGVISLSPEGGIWAVERWWGQFRALTSPVTPLPWHRAPKRIRVCLDCDRGQVTFIDAGDEAPIFTFPPGSVPGERIRPWLWVGPGSRIRLCP, from the exons atggctgcagagaaccccgtggaaagtctccaggaggaagcgacatgtcccatctgtctggagtattttaaGGACCCAGTGATTACAAaatgtgggcacaatttctgcctagcctgcatcagccagtgctgggagggatccgcTACAGCcgtctcctgccctcagtgcagagaaactgtgcaagAGAGAAACCTCAGGCCGAACAGGCAGCTGGCAAACATGGTAGAAATCGCCAGTCGGCTGAGTTTACAGGCCAATGAGGCAGCGAAGGGAGCAGGaggagatggggtgtgtggggaacaccaggaagctctgaaactgttctgtgaagaggatgaaacttcgaTCTGTCTGGTTTGCCATCTGTCCCAGGCGCACAGAGCTCACACGGTGGTTCCCGTAGAGGAagctgcccaggagtacaag gaaaAACTTCAGGCCCATTTGAAGACtctgagagaagagagagaaaagctgctggaACTAAAAGTGACTGGAGAAGCGAAAAGCTGGGAGtatctg ATACAGACACAAActgagaggcagaagattgtgtctgaatttcagcaactgcagcagttcctggaggaacaagagtgtctcctcctgggccagctggagaagctggatgaggagattgtgaggatccagaatgaaaatgtcagtaaactctctgagcagatttcccatctcagtgagctgatcagtgagctggaggggaagtgtcagaagccagcgagtgaattcctGAAG GACGTCAGAAGCACCTTGAGCAG gtgtgagaagggaacgttccagcagccagaggagatttctcctgaaTCGGAAGAGCGAGTCAGTGGTTACTTCCAGAAAACTATTGTGCTATTGGAGACTCTGAGGCAGTTCAAAG ACACTCTGCCCTCTGAACTGGAGACAAAAAGAAGCGAACCACTCGGGGCACACAGACAGG tgaatgtgactctggatccagacacggctcatcctgACCTTGTCCTCTCTGCGGATTGGAAAAGTGTGAGATGGGAATACAAATGGCAGGATCTGCCCGACacccctgagagatttgacactgcgctgtgtgtgctgggctgtgagggattcacctcggggagacattgctgggaggtggaggtgggggatggggaacgctgggctgtgggggtggccagagagtctgtgagcaGGAACGGGGTGATCAGCCTcagccctgagggggggatctgggctgtggagcgGTGGTGGGGTCAGTtccgggctctcacctcccctgtgacccCCCTGCCATGGCACCGGGCTCCCAagaggatccgggtttgtctggactgtgatcgggggcaggtgacatttatcgatgctggtgacgaggccccgatcttcactttcccgccgggctccgtccctggggagagaatccgaccctggctctgggtggggccaggaTCCCGGAtcagactgtgtccctga